The genomic window CCCATAATCTCCTCTACTTCTTTATAAGATTTACCTTCTAATTTGCAGAGTGTAAATACCATTTTACGCTGAGGGGGCATCAGGTTTATGGCTTTCTGCAATTTTTGAGCATCTTCTTTACTCAGCATATCTTCTTCAACATGAAGGTAAAGCTCTGAACTTGAAGCAACTATTTTGGTCAGTAAACGTTTGTCTTTTGCCACTTTCCGAAAATAATCATGTACCAGGTTCTCCGCTATACGAAAGAGGTAAGATTTAAAAGATTTTTCGGGATCAATCTGTGTCCGCACTTCCCATATTTTAAAAAAAAGCTCCTGCAGCATTTCTTTTACCAGGTCGTCAGATTTGAGAAGTTTGAATAAATTTCCGGCGATCCGGAATTTATAGTTATTGTATAGTATTTCGAATGCACGCTCATCACCGTTTTTCAATTGAAGCAATAAAGACTTTTCATCCGTGTGATTAATGTTGACCATTCGTCCGACAAATATACATTAACTTAAAAATACAAGGTAATAATAATTTCGGTGAAACACCACTGGTATATATTTCAATGAATACTTACAGGATATTTATTTGCAGGGTTTTGGTGATTAATGTTTTATTATAAGACAAATCCTATAGAAAGGTCGTCATTGCGAGGAACGAAGCAATCTTAATGCGCACGCTGGTAGCGATCGTTGTAAGATTGCTTCATCGGCTGAAAAAGCCTTCTCGCAATGACGATTCTTCGCAGCCCATCACTGCAAAAAAACGCCTCTGTCATCTATTTTGATTTTTATAAATAAATTACCCTCTCCGTAGGAGTCCTTTGGACAGGATGACAAATCTATATTTAAGATACGACCTCTTATACTATTTTAATTGCTTCTCATCAATATTTGACAGCGAAAGACTGCTTAACCTACTAACGCCACTGCTTTGAATCTTGATTTTTTCAATAGCACTATCAGGAAAGAAGATATCTGTCATCACAGTTAAT from Flavobacterium sp. W4I14 includes these protein-coding regions:
- a CDS encoding RNA polymerase sigma factor (sigma-70 family) (product_source=TIGR02937; cath_funfam=1.10.10.10,1.10.1740.10; cog=COG1595; pfam=PF04542,PF08281; superfamily=88659,88946; tigrfam=TIGR02937) — translated: MVNINHTDEKSLLLQLKNGDERAFEILYNNYKFRIAGNLFKLLKSDDLVKEMLQELFFKIWEVRTQIDPEKSFKSYLFRIAENLVHDYFRKVAKDKRLLTKIVASSSELYLHVEEDMLSKEDAQKLQKAINLMPPQRKMVFTLCKLEGKSYKEVEEIMGISAKTISSHMLQANRFLKTYFRDSPTLTISIVLGILFKGF